The proteins below are encoded in one region of Odocoileus virginianus isolate 20LAN1187 ecotype Illinois chromosome 34, Ovbor_1.2, whole genome shotgun sequence:
- the AIG1 gene encoding androgen-induced gene 1 protein isoform X4 → MALVPCQVLRVAILLSYCSILCNYKAIEMPSHQTYGGSWKFLTFIDL, encoded by the exons ATGGCGCTTGTCCCCTGCCAGGTGCTGCGGGTGGCCATCCTGCTGTCCTACTGCTCTATCCTCTGCAACTACAAGGCCATCGAAATGCCCTCGCATCAGACCTACGGAGGGAGCTGGAAATTCCTGACGTTCATTGATCTG TGA